A stretch of the Marasmius oreades isolate 03SP1 chromosome 8, whole genome shotgun sequence genome encodes the following:
- a CDS encoding uncharacterized protein (MEROPS:MER0323972) → MSHPVKLYVYDLSNGIAKQMSLQLTGRQIDGIWHTSIVVYGREIFYGQGLTETVPGRSHHGSPVQIVDLGTTDIDQDTFNEYLAEIKEHYTAEKYHLLDFNCNSFTNDCAGFLTGGSIPEYIKDLPTDFLSTPFGAALRPTIDAMFRRPTPGTTPAQVPTPTPVSTQPMPNPELVGSILQAVAAQAQRTGQPAASTPQATTSLTSPLHPCANSASFKSLLKTHRAVVACFSNVVTCPPCRVIAPIFEDLAHKKGLKSGGGAGAVFTKIDLATPSGQALGSEWGVRVMPTFMFFLDGHKIAEMKGADANELRTQIDLLLYQAYPPHKHTSLSLPAMQSLSLKPILFSQVPNLDAVANKLLSSITSVNNSERVKQIITGSVVPYLKSRSSTKALPTVLVAWTEVTSTLSSSLPPESLFPLVDMWRLALLDPAVATWCAANFSSSPLVTLSRVASKLSIQQCPRPYALTLLRLLSNAFSSNVLAPRFFIGNFRLEVIALVIPSLLHGDGSVRNSGASLAFNMAAFLQTGRAEAVRNSNGGGTVKSDMEDEEWEIEMVSAVVEAIDREKTSEDVVHRLVASIGCLLRLSPFYDTQVSSLLEVLQAKQILKAKLQPGQCGEKGVEKKEVRKLLEEVANKLCA, encoded by the exons ATGTCGCATCCTGTAAAGCTCTACGTATATGACCTCAGCAATGGAATTGCAAAGCAGATGTCTCTTCAACTCACTGGAAGACAGATTGACGGTATATG GCATACGTCTATCGTCGTGTACGGTAGAGAAATATTCTACGGGCAAGGATTAACCGAAACAGTTCCCGGAAGGTCACAC CATGGTTCTCCGGTACAAATCGTTGACCTCGGAACGACCGATATTGATCAAGACACCTTCAATGAGTATCTAGCTGAAATAAAAGAGCACTATACTGCAGAAAAG TATCACCTGTTAG ACTTCAATTGTAACTCTTTCACCAACGACTGTGCAGGCTTTCTCACCGGCGGTTCTATTCCGGAATATATCAAAG ATTTGCCGACCGACTTCTTATCCACTCCATTTGGCGCCGCTCTTCGTCCGACTATTGACGCAATGTTTCGTCGTCCTACCCCTGGTACGACACCTGCTCAGGTCCCAACTCCGACCCCCGTCTCCACTCAACCTATGCCTAATCCTGAACTGGTCGGGTCCATCTTACAAGCCGTAGCTGCTCAAGCACAGCGAACAGGCCAGCCGGCAGCTTCCACTCCCCAAGCTACAACCTCGCTCACATCACCCTTACATCCTTGTGCAAATTCCGCCTCCTTCAAATCGCTGCTAAAAACTCACAGAGCCGTTGTTGCGTGCTTTTCCAATGTCGTCACTTGCCCTCCGTGCCGAGTGATAGCACCTATCTTTGAGGATCTCGCACACAAAAAGGGTCTCAAGTCTGGTGGGGGTGCGGGTGCTGTTTTCACCAAGATAGATTTAGCAACGCCATCTGGTCAAGCACTAGGTTCGGAATGGGGTGTACGAGTGATGCCTACCTTCATGTTCTTTCTGGATGGGCACAAG ATAGCTGAAATGAAAGGTGCAGACGCAAATGAACTGAGAACGCAGATCGACTTGTTACTCTACCAAGCTTATCCAC CTCACAAACACACGTCACTTTCCCTGCCTGCCATGCAGTCGCTGTCCTTGAAGCCCATCCTCTTCTCACAAGTACCGAACCTGGACGCGGTTGCGAATAAGCTGTTATCGTCTATCACCTCGGTTAATAATTCCGAACGTGTGAAGCAGATTATCACTGGTTCCGTCGTTCCCTACCTTAAATCTCGATCTTCGACCAAAGCACTCCCCACTGTCCTTGTCGCATGGACTGAAGTCACATCCACTCTTTCGAGTTCTCTCCCTCCCGAATCGCTCTTTCCTCTCGTAGACATGTGGCGACTCGCGTTGCTCGACCCAGCCGTCGCCACATGGTGTGCAGCCAATTTCTCTTCGTCCCCGCTGGTGACGCTATCGCGAGTCGCTTCCAAACTATCGATTCAACAGTGCCCTCGTCCATATGCATTAACCCTTCTGCGACTCCTATCCAATGCATTTTCGAGTAACGTGCTTGCTCCGCGGTTCTTTATTGGGAATTTTAGATTGGAAGTGATTGCGTTGGTGATTCCTTCGCTTTTGCATGGTGATGGTAGTGTGAGGAATTCAGGAGCGAGTCTTGCGTTTAATATGGCGGCATTTTTGCAGACTGGGAGAGCTGAGGCTGTTAGGAATAGTAATGGAGGTGGGACGGTGAAGAGTGAtatggaggatgaagaatggGAGATTGAGATGGTGAGCGCTGTTGTGGAGGCTATTGATCGGGAGAAGACTAGTGAGGATGTTG TACACCGTTTGGTGGCGTCGATTGGGTGTTTGTTACGGCTCTCGCCATTCTATGATACGCAAGTCAGCTCCCTGTTGGAGGTTTTGCAAGCGAAGCAGATTCTGAAAGCAAAGTTACAGCCAGGTCAGTGTGGAGAGAAGGGGgtggagaagaaggaggttcGGAAGTTGTTGGAAGAGGTGGCGAATAAACTATGTGCATGA